In Macrobrachium rosenbergii isolate ZJJX-2024 chromosome 16, ASM4041242v1, whole genome shotgun sequence, a single genomic region encodes these proteins:
- the LOC136847509 gene encoding zinc finger MYM-type protein 1-like, whose amino-acid sequence MKQQMSATRSKCLCVCAIYINNGQPAETFVGFHEVKSAKGKALFQLVLDVLHKMELRIEDVVGQCYDGASNMSGKEKGVATRVQEVAPKAIYVHCYGHLLNLALQDRLQENTVIRNALGVVQSIQNFFNTPKQENVLRSVHMPDIDPTPYNPYIKLKSLSETSWSCRWEAVKAVEQQPERILLALIELSKEKDVKTFVDAKGLVKAMLEFPFILGLHALKVIFSNTNALARYLQGHDVDVMTAKTTCDATLETLKKCREKICFLSFGKKPEKLQQI is encoded by the coding sequence ATGAAACAACAGATGTCAGCAACAAGGAGCAAGTGTCTGTGTGTTTgcgctatatatataaacaatggtcAGCCAGCAGAAACCTTCGTTGGCTTCCATGAAGTAAAGTCTGCAAAGGGAAAGGCACTCTTCCAACTGGTATTGGATGTACTTCACAAAATGGAGTTGAGGATTGAGGATGTAGTTGGCCAGTGCTATGATGGGGCATCTAACATGAGTGGCAAAGAGAAAGGTGTGGCTACAAGAGTGCAAGAGGTTGCACCTAAGGCCATCTATGTCCACTGTTATGGGCACTTACTCAACCTTGCACTACAGGATAGATTGCAGGAAAATACTGTCATCAGGAATGCTCTTGGAGTTGTCCAGTCCATCCAAAACTTCTTTAATACACCTAAACAAGAGAATGTTCTCCGTTCTGTACACATGCCAGATATTGACCCAACACCATACAATCCATACATCAAATTGAAGTCTCTAAGTGAGACAAGCTGGTCCTGTAGATGGGAGGCCGTGAAAGCTGTAGAGCAACAACCTGAGAGAATTCTACTTGCTCTAATAGAGTTGTCTAAGGAAAAAGATGTCAAAACTTTTGTGGATGCAAAGGGTCTTGTCAAAGCTATGCTTGAGTTCCCGTTCATCCTTGGCTTGCACGCTTTAAAAGTGATCTTTTCCAACACAAATGCCCTGGCTAGATACCTGCAGGGTCATGATGTTGACGTGATGACTGCAAAGACCACTTGTGATGCTACATTAGAAACCCTCAAAAAGTGCAGGGAGAAGATATgttttctctcatttgggaaaaaGCCAGAAAAACTGCAACAAATATGA
- the LOC136847510 gene encoding LOW QUALITY PROTEIN: axoneme-associated protein mst101(2)-like (The sequence of the model RefSeq protein was modified relative to this genomic sequence to represent the inferred CDS: substituted 1 base at 1 genomic stop codon) → MVSLDVSLFTKVPVDDLLEFLEEELESYDIPVTVTNLTNLIRLCIKDNKFCFNGEFIVQMFDTAMEEKKKKRRKRRSCSEVRVKDTTSQKKKKKKKKKKKKKKKEEKKKKKKKKKKKKKKKEKERKKKLLNEEEEKKKKKRKKKKKKKKKKKKKKKKKERKEEEDEEEEVAQRLRVKDTTXKKKKKKKKKKKKKKKKRKKKCLETQKKKKKKKKKKKKKKKKKKKERKKNKKKERMKLLKKKKKKKKKKKKKKKKKNKKKGKEKKKKKKKKKKKKKKKKKKKKLQKKKRKKKKKKKKKKKKKKKKKKKRKKNKQERKKLLGDCQ, encoded by the exons atggttagtcTTGATGTCTCTttgtttacaaaagtgcctgtagatgatttactggaatttttagaggaagaattagaaagttatgatattcctGTAACTGTAACAAACCTCactaatcttataaggttatgtatcaaagataataaattttgttttaatggggaaTTTATTGTACAAATGTTCGACacggctatgg aagagaagaagaagaaaagaagaaagagaagaagttgCTCGGAGGTCAGAGTAAAAGATACGACctcgcagaagaagaagaagaagaagaagaagaagaagaagaagaagaagaaagaagaa aagaagaagaagaagaagaagaagaagaagaagaagaagaagaaggagaaggagaggaagaagaagttgcTCA atgaagaagaagagaagaagaagaagaagaggaagaagaagaagaagaagaagaagaagaagaagaagaagaagaagaagaaggaaagga aagaagaagaagacgaagaagaagaagttgctcAGAGACTCAGAGTAAAAGATACcacctagaagaagaagaagaagaagaagaagaagaagaagaagaagaagaagaagaggaagaagaa atgcTTGGagactcagaagaagaagaagaagaagaagaagaagaagaagaagaagaagaagaagaagaagaaagagaggaagaagaataagaagaaggagaggatgaAGTTGCTC aagaagaagaagaagaagaagaagaagaagaagaagaagaagaagaagaagaataagaagaa aggaaaagaa aagaagaagaagaagaagaagaagaagaagaagaagaagaagaagaagaagaagaagaa ACtgcagaaaaagaagaggaagaagaagaagaagaagaagaagaagaagaagaagaagaagaagaagaagaagaagaggaagaagaataagcagGAGAGGAAGAAGTTGCTCGGAGACTGTCAGTAA